A single genomic interval of Mucilaginibacter boryungensis harbors:
- a CDS encoding glycoside hydrolase family 2 TIM barrel-domain containing protein encodes MKRAILIGLIIPLFAFAKQKDKPDNGLEVFSGTNYVRAVITAPTNNVSNYQATITSIKDNKVLWQGKVEAHKYTENGKEKVSLTVTNLSPVLWTPTNPYLYELTIKPSDGINQSEMRRRVGFRIFETHDGNLYLNHKPIFLRGIAINPPGRGIPAAVEKSREFALEYVKFMKSIHVNIIRIPDDENWYNVCDELGMMVFGGNYSGSVDEKKPPVDYDKAVAWYEEDKFGPISHHPSLMIYAMTNEVEYGGKLGDAWQRFLKYAHGKLKTWDETRLYIGNAGYGFGVAGDICDLHRYWGWYYNSPYTFLHVRNNSEIIPFKKPVQPITFTECVGNYTGPDGRYNLTPDHKNPGSQLNWTGHAPENEQAHLADEHQSFTFQRATETFRQLRTINPELSGIFPFTILFYNWDTVEKFADMHPKPVTEQTKISYQPVLLSWECYTPQVYAGSSIKPVLHIINDDDDFNDLKGAKAVWEITDKAGKVYSSESLALPEIKYYGAWMQKLNVKIPATLATGNYSLSGKILQGDKVVSHNIYPLFVANTSFVTTPKTTNVLLYDPSGKTAAAFNQLKIAYKPVTSLSNLNANSTLVIGENAAGTALAGQALTVKQFVANGGRVLALRQDSLHLPNLNAILNHPVKNVVIDLDNPKYTPQPRPSRNGYYINPERPDNEVFAGIDREKLKVWSDYTDWDLTQKGFPAVYPVTDGYVVGNKDDIKDIAVLGNFGVALESIAIGEMFNGKGSVLVTGLDLINREGKDPVATRMLTNLVAYTNTSKGHEKYPLISETIRWGVYETEKGVLTGVNSGLMVNPKAILKGKNTSIKTTITAEGHEIAGAPSGFNTRPGIQYVAYGRRAWGPYYLRGFGNIPAVADADKNNNIGKAQFWCRIPQGQRTSITKVWNPADVPLNIKITVNGQSVDQEVKAGETVMVNCPVNSSTVGMQFSADRRMVILETTFK; translated from the coding sequence ATGAAAAGAGCTATCCTGATCGGCCTGATCATTCCTCTGTTTGCTTTTGCCAAACAAAAAGACAAACCCGATAACGGGCTCGAAGTTTTTAGCGGCACAAATTATGTACGTGCTGTTATAACCGCGCCAACAAACAATGTAAGTAACTACCAGGCTACTATAACTTCTATAAAAGATAATAAAGTGCTTTGGCAGGGTAAAGTTGAAGCGCATAAATACACCGAGAACGGTAAAGAAAAAGTATCCTTAACCGTTACTAACCTTTCACCTGTTTTATGGACGCCTACCAATCCTTATTTATATGAATTAACTATAAAGCCATCAGATGGAATCAATCAGTCAGAAATGAGGCGCAGGGTAGGTTTCCGTATTTTTGAAACACATGACGGCAACTTGTACCTGAACCACAAGCCTATATTTTTACGCGGTATTGCTATTAATCCGCCGGGGCGTGGTATTCCGGCCGCTGTTGAGAAAAGCAGGGAGTTTGCGCTGGAATATGTGAAATTTATGAAAAGCATCCATGTGAACATCATCCGGATCCCTGATGACGAGAACTGGTATAATGTGTGCGATGAGTTGGGCATGATGGTGTTTGGAGGTAACTACAGTGGTTCGGTTGATGAAAAGAAACCGCCTGTTGATTATGATAAGGCTGTGGCCTGGTATGAAGAAGATAAATTCGGCCCGATATCGCATCACCCAAGCCTGATGATCTATGCTATGACCAACGAGGTAGAATATGGCGGCAAACTGGGCGATGCCTGGCAGAGATTTTTAAAATATGCCCATGGCAAACTGAAAACCTGGGATGAAACCCGGTTATACATAGGCAATGCGGGCTACGGTTTTGGTGTAGCGGGCGATATCTGCGACCTACACCGTTATTGGGGCTGGTATTATAATTCGCCGTATACCTTTTTACATGTGCGCAACAATTCCGAGATTATCCCATTTAAGAAGCCGGTACAGCCCATTACGTTCACTGAATGTGTAGGCAATTACACCGGCCCGGATGGCCGGTACAATTTAACGCCTGATCATAAGAACCCCGGCTCGCAGTTAAACTGGACAGGACATGCACCTGAAAATGAACAAGCGCATCTGGCCGATGAACATCAAAGCTTCACTTTCCAGAGGGCTACCGAGACCTTTAGGCAGCTACGCACCATTAACCCTGAATTGAGCGGCATATTTCCGTTCACTATTCTGTTTTATAATTGGGATACGGTAGAGAAGTTTGCCGATATGCACCCTAAGCCGGTTACCGAGCAAACCAAAATATCATATCAGCCGGTATTACTAAGCTGGGAATGTTATACACCGCAAGTTTACGCAGGCAGCAGCATTAAACCTGTGCTACATATAATAAACGATGATGATGATTTTAATGACCTGAAAGGTGCTAAAGCTGTTTGGGAAATAACTGATAAGGCTGGTAAAGTTTACTCATCAGAAAGCCTGGCATTGCCTGAAATTAAATATTACGGCGCCTGGATGCAGAAACTAAATGTGAAGATACCTGCCACACTTGCTACAGGTAACTACAGCCTGAGCGGTAAGATTTTACAAGGCGATAAAGTGGTATCACACAATATATATCCTTTGTTTGTGGCTAATACCAGTTTTGTGACTACGCCAAAAACCACTAATGTGCTGCTTTACGATCCATCAGGCAAAACTGCTGCGGCATTTAACCAATTAAAGATTGCTTATAAGCCTGTCACATCTTTAAGTAATCTCAATGCTAATTCAACCCTGGTAATAGGCGAGAACGCTGCCGGAACGGCCTTAGCGGGTCAGGCATTAACGGTTAAGCAATTTGTAGCGAATGGCGGCAGGGTATTAGCCCTGCGTCAGGATAGTCTGCATTTACCAAACTTAAATGCTATCCTTAATCACCCGGTAAAAAATGTAGTAATAGATCTGGACAACCCTAAATATACACCACAGCCGCGTCCATCACGTAACGGATATTATATTAATCCGGAAAGACCAGATAATGAAGTCTTCGCCGGTATAGATCGCGAAAAACTAAAAGTATGGTCGGATTATACGGATTGGGATTTGACGCAAAAAGGTTTCCCGGCGGTTTATCCCGTAACTGATGGCTATGTAGTAGGCAATAAGGATGATATAAAAGATATAGCGGTATTAGGCAATTTTGGTGTAGCGCTGGAAAGCATTGCCATAGGCGAAATGTTTAACGGCAAAGGCAGCGTGCTTGTAACAGGGCTCGATCTGATAAACCGGGAGGGGAAAGACCCGGTAGCAACAAGAATGCTTACTAACCTGGTGGCTTATACAAATACCTCTAAAGGGCATGAGAAATATCCTTTGATCTCCGAAACCATCAGGTGGGGGGTATACGAAACTGAAAAGGGGGTGCTTACAGGTGTTAATAGTGGTTTAATGGTTAATCCTAAAGCTATTTTAAAGGGCAAAAACACATCAATAAAAACAACGATTACCGCTGAAGGGCATGAAATTGCCGGTGCCCCATCTGGTTTTAATACACGCCCGGGCATACAATATGTAGCTTACGGCCGCAGGGCATGGGGACCATATTATCTGCGTGGTTTTGGGAATATCCCAGCTGTAGCCGATGCTGATAAAAACAATAACATAGGTAAAGCACAGTTCTGGTGCCGTATCCCGCAAGGGCAAAGAACATCAATAACCAAAGTATGGAACCCGGCCGATGTGCCATTAAATATTAAAATAACTGTAAATGGCCAATCAGTAGATCAGGAGGTTAAGGCCGGTGAAACCGTGATGGTGAACTGCCCGGTAAACTCATCAACAGTAGGCATGCAGTTTAGTGCCGATAGAAGGATGGTGATTTTGGAAACAACGTTCAAATAG
- a CDS encoding NADH-quinone oxidoreductase subunit B, translating into MNPENMNESGGVMVTKLNDLMNWSRLSSLWPLSFGIACCAIEMMGSMASTYDLDRFGVFPRPSARQADVIIIAGTVTFKMAERIKRLYEQMPEPKYVISMGSCSNCGGPYWQHGYHVVKGVDRIIPVDVYVQGCPPRPEALIGAILELQKKIEGERLVG; encoded by the coding sequence ATGAATCCTGAAAACATGAACGAGAGCGGTGGCGTAATGGTCACTAAATTAAACGACCTGATGAACTGGTCGCGCTTATCATCCTTATGGCCTTTAAGCTTTGGTATTGCCTGCTGCGCTATAGAGATGATGGGATCAATGGCATCAACTTATGATCTTGACCGTTTTGGTGTATTTCCACGTCCATCCGCCCGCCAGGCCGATGTGATCATTATAGCCGGCACCGTAACCTTTAAAATGGCCGAACGGATAAAACGCCTGTACGAGCAAATGCCCGAGCCTAAATATGTTATTAGTATGGGTAGCTGCAGTAACTGCGGTGGGCCTTACTGGCAACACGGTTACCACGTAGTAAAAGGTGTAGACAGGATCATACCTGTTGATGTATATGTACAAGGTTGCCCCCCGCGCCCTGAGGCTTTAATTGGCGCTATATTAGAATTGCAAAAGAAAATAGAGGGTGAACGATTAGTAGGATAA
- a CDS encoding NADH-quinone oxidoreductase subunit A has protein sequence MGEVAQISEFGKILVFIITGFVLVAVTLFAGKLLAPNNSNAEKLTSYECGEEPTGNAWVPFNSRFYVIALIFLLFDVEMVFIIPWATIFGNHELIATDARWGKLTLIEMFIFMGILILGLVYVWRKGDLNWIKPVQEIPHTNVMIPSALYDKVNNEQSSYAVKEFSALTEKELAAVTTNPVESPSNTTATSTAATAPPIRKPMFKPTFKKPGNES, from the coding sequence ATGGGCGAAGTTGCGCAAATATCAGAATTTGGAAAGATATTGGTATTTATTATTACCGGATTTGTTTTGGTAGCGGTTACCTTGTTTGCGGGTAAGCTATTGGCGCCCAATAATTCTAATGCAGAGAAGCTGACATCGTACGAATGCGGTGAAGAACCAACCGGTAATGCCTGGGTGCCTTTTAATTCCCGGTTTTATGTAATCGCGCTAATATTCTTGCTGTTTGATGTGGAAATGGTTTTTATTATTCCTTGGGCTACCATATTTGGTAACCACGAACTAATAGCGACAGATGCTCGTTGGGGTAAACTAACGTTGATTGAAATGTTTATTTTTATGGGGATCCTGATATTAGGTTTAGTGTATGTTTGGCGCAAAGGCGACCTGAACTGGATAAAACCTGTACAGGAAATCCCGCACACCAATGTGATGATCCCATCGGCTTTGTATGACAAGGTAAATAATGAACAAAGCAGCTATGCCGTTAAAGAGTTTTCGGCATTAACAGAAAAAGAATTAGCCGCGGTAACAACCAATCCGGTTGAAAGTCCTTCGAATACTACAGCAACTTCAACTGCTGCTACTGCCCCACCGATAAGGAAGCCCATGTTTAAACCCACCTTTAAAAAGCCCGGAAATGAATCCTGA
- a CDS encoding BaiN/RdsA family NAD(P)/FAD-dependent oxidoreductase, with the protein MATNLINNLDYDAIIIGAGACGLMCAVQAGFLGKRVLVLEKNDKVGAKILISGGGRCNYTNLYASPQQFISENEHFCKSAFAQWTVEDTISFFETYGIMGKEKTLGQLFPESDKARDIVKVFTDLCRDMAQDIWCDTDVKNIERDGQDFIISYERNGKSSQIKTARVVITSGGLPIAKMGATDFGLRMARKFDMQIIPTAPALVPLTITGKDQPWYEQLSGNSIFCRVWNDRASFEENILFTHWGLSGPAILQISSYWRAGESIMIDLLPQQNIIDLIEQERKLYGKKPLLSLIANLYTRKFADALSPYLPADKNLASLSKSELESISSLIHQFKVKPAGDKGYDKAEVMRGGVATTELSSRTLEAKKIPGVFFGGECVDVTGWLGGYNFQWAWASGFVIAQNL; encoded by the coding sequence ATGGCTACAAATTTAATAAACAATCTGGATTATGACGCCATAATAATTGGCGCAGGCGCCTGCGGGCTTATGTGTGCGGTACAAGCCGGTTTTTTAGGCAAGCGCGTACTTGTGCTGGAAAAGAATGACAAGGTAGGGGCCAAGATACTGATCAGCGGCGGCGGGCGCTGTAATTATACCAACCTGTACGCATCGCCGCAGCAGTTTATTTCTGAAAACGAACATTTTTGCAAATCGGCTTTCGCGCAATGGACGGTGGAGGATACCATTAGCTTTTTTGAAACCTATGGCATCATGGGGAAGGAAAAAACTTTAGGTCAACTGTTTCCTGAAAGTGATAAGGCGCGGGATATTGTAAAGGTGTTTACCGATCTGTGCAGGGATATGGCCCAGGATATTTGGTGCGATACTGACGTGAAAAATATTGAACGGGATGGGCAAGATTTTATCATCAGCTATGAACGCAATGGCAAATCATCGCAAATTAAAACAGCCAGGGTTGTTATAACAAGCGGAGGTTTACCCATAGCTAAAATGGGCGCCACAGATTTTGGATTGCGTATGGCCCGCAAATTTGATATGCAGATTATCCCGACGGCACCAGCATTGGTACCTTTAACCATTACAGGGAAAGACCAGCCCTGGTATGAACAATTATCGGGCAACAGCATTTTTTGCCGGGTATGGAACGATAGGGCAAGTTTTGAAGAGAATATCCTGTTTACGCATTGGGGATTGAGCGGCCCGGCTATTTTGCAAATATCATCGTACTGGCGGGCCGGTGAAAGTATTATGATAGACCTGCTGCCGCAGCAAAACATCATTGACCTGATTGAACAGGAGCGTAAGTTATATGGTAAAAAGCCTTTATTATCGCTAATTGCGAATTTATATACCCGGAAGTTTGCCGATGCGCTTAGTCCGTATTTACCTGCTGACAAAAACCTGGCCTCATTAAGTAAATCTGAGCTGGAAAGTATCAGCAGCCTCATCCATCAGTTTAAAGTGAAACCCGCCGGCGATAAAGGTTATGATAAAGCCGAAGTGATGCGTGGGGGAGTTGCTACTACCGAACTATCATCGCGCACGCTGGAGGCCAAAAAGATACCAGGCGTGTTTTTTGGTGGAGAATGTGTAGATGTTACCGGCTGGTTGGGCGGCTATAATTTTCAATGGGCCTGGGCCAGTGGCTTTGTTATAGCTCAAAACCTGTAA